The Candidatus Glassbacteria bacterium genomic interval TACTCGCTCTCACCCCGATGGGTCTTGGGCTGGGAGGGGGGGAAAGCAACATTCCCCTGGCACGCGCGATTATCGGGGCGGTGTTGGCGGCGGCAATACTATCGCTGTTTGTCGTGCCGGTTATCTATCTAAGCTTGAAGCGTTCCAGGGTTCAAATTTAACCTGAACTTACAGCCGGGGTAGTCCGATGAAAAATATTCTGTTGCTGACCGTATTGCTCTCTCTTACGGGAGCCCGGCATCCTGAGCTTCTTTTCGCTCAGCAGGCTCTGCCGAGGGTACAAGTAATTGCACCCTCGACCAGGGAGGCGTTCAGGGAGATCGAGCTCCCCGGAACTCTCGAACCCCTGGCCGATGTGACCCTCTACGCCAAAACCTCCGGCTATCTCCAAGTGTTGAAAGTCGATATCGGCGACCGGGTCAAAAAGAGCGATCTGATTTGCAGGATAGCCGCTCCAGAGCTGGTTGCCGAATTGAATAAAACGCAAGCGCGGGTCCGGATCGAAAGCCACCAGCTCGAATTGGCCAGGTTGACGGGTGAGAGGCTGGCCGGACTGCTGAAGGATGAGCCGGGGGCGGTCACCAGCCAGCAGGTGGACGAGGCGCAGGCCGGGATCGGAATAGCCGAAGCCCGGCTGGCCGAGGCCAGGGCCGAGCTCGAGAGCCTTCGGGCACTTGTCGGCTACCTGGAAATTCGCTCTCCGTTTAACGGGATTTTCACCGAACGCAAGGTGGATCCCGGCGATTTTATCAAGTCCGCCGCCTCCGGAGATGCCATGCCGGTCGGGCGAATAATGAACGACGATTCGATCAGAATTTTTATCTACCCCCCGGAAGAGTTTGTGCCGCTTTTAACAGTGGGTGCTCCGGCTTCGGTCAATCTCGACGTCTTACCAGGCCACTTTTTCCAAGGATCGGTTTCCAGGTTCGCCGGAGCGCTGAATCCCGCTTCGCGGACGATGAAAACGGAGATCATGCTGCCGAATGCGGATCATAAGTTAAGACCGGGTATGTACGCCCACGTTAAGCTCAGACTGAAAACCGGGGTAACGCCCCTTGTCATACCCTCGTCCGCGGTTGGCCAGGCCGGACAAATAGCGACCGTATACGTGGTCGAGGACCGGATATTACGTTTGCGGGAAGTGAAAACCGGCTATGATGATGGGAAGATCGTCGAGGTTATTTCCGGTCTGGGTCCGGCTGACCAGGTCGTGGTTTCCGGGAGGGAGAACCTGAAAGAGGGCCAGCAGGTCAGGGTGGTTCCGAGCTCTCTCGAATCTCTGTCAGCCTATTAAAGCTTTACCGCCAGGCTTACTTTACGCACCGGAAAAATAATGTCGAAAATGAAAAATATGATTGCCGCCGGCCTGATCGCCGGCCTGTCGTCTTTTGCATCGCTGCTTGGGGATGCGCCTGCCTCCCCGGCCGGCGGAGAAACACCCGGCGCGGCGCAGATCGCCTTCCCCCTGCCCGATACGGTCTTTAATTTCCTGGCCGGGAGCGCCCGGGAGATAGACCAGGCGGAGGTGGTTGGGCTGGTGCTCGAAAGAGGCCTGGTCCTCAAAAGCGCCAGGCTGAGAATCAGCGAGGCCGAGGGTGTAAAATTTCAGGCAGCCGCTTCATTTATCCCGACCCTTTCGCCGGGACTTTATCTGCAACATACCGATGGCCGCGTTCAAGGTTCGTTCGGTGTACTGCGCGATGTCGAATTCAATACGGTCAGCCCCGGCATTTTCGTGCTCTACGGACTGAATCCGGCAGAAGCCGCCTACCGGATGATCGCCGCCGGGCACAGCCTGGAGTCGGTTCGCTCCGGCAGCCGTGAATCGGCAAACGGTTCGATCAGCGAAGCCGCCAGCCAGTTCGTAGACCTGCAATATGCGGCCGTAGCGGTGGCGGTGGCCCGGGAGTTGGAATCGAACGCCGGGGAGCTGGTCCGGATCAGCCGGGCGCGCCTGCTGCGGGGGCTGGGAAATGAAGAGGACGTTCACCGCTCGGAGGCGAATCTCGCGCGGGCCGGCCGGGAGGTGTTGAACCGCCAAATCGCGTTCGAGAATACGATGCTGCTGCTGGCCGAAACCCTGAATCTGGACCCCGGAATTACTCTTGTCCCACGGCCTGCTTCCCTGGAGCCGCTGGAACTGCTCGGAAAGAAAAGGTCGCAAGGGGAATTGATCGAGGCGGCAAGAACCACCCGGCCAGGATTGCGAAGCGCACAGCTGGTTGAGGCGGCGGCTAAAGCGGAACTCACCGGTGAAAGATGGCGGTTTCTCGCTCCCCGTTTCGATCTGGTATACCGGTTGGGGACAATCGGCGGACAATTCGACGATCAGCGCAGGGAGGAAAGACTCACCTTGCTTGCCTCCCTGGACCTCAGCCCGATCCTCTGGGGCAGGGCCAGGGAGCTGAAGGCCCATCACGAGTTGAGCGCGGTTAATACACAGATGGTTCTCTCCCGCCTGCAGCGAAACGTTCAGCAGGCTTACCGAGGATACCTCAATGCCGGAAACCAAATGTCCCTCGGTGAGAGCGAGATCGAGTCCGCGGAGGCGGCCCTGCGGATCAGCAACTCGCGGTTCACCGCCGGCCTCGGCCTGTCTATCGAAGTGATGGCGGCTCAGAAGGAACTGGCCGAGGCGCGATTGGGGTATTTCTCCGCGGTTGCACTATTCAATAAAGCGCAAATCAGGCTGCTCTACGAGACCGGTGAAATCGAGCCCTCGGTTTTTTCCTCACCCTGAAACAGCCAAATTAAAAGATAAAAAGCGTCAATAAAATTATCAACTGAACCGCTACCGGCCAAAGCCGGTAGGTTCCGGGCGGCGGAATCCACCGCTTTCAAGCGGTGGTTCCTTACATCCCATTTCCTTAAATCCGCTGACTTCAGTCGGGGGATTACTTTATTTGGCCCCTTCGGGTTTTGATCCGGTCCCGCAAGATCATTGTCAGGGAGGTGTTGTCACGGGCGAAAAGAATACCGGGAATTACGTATCCTGATAAAGCCGGGATGAAGAAGGAACCGACGAGGGAAAATGTCGCGTTTTGATTCCGGGACAGCGGATTCAGAGCGCGATTCGCTTGCGTTTCTGTAATGCAGATTGTAGCATTCTAACCGGCATGTCATTTGTCGGCCATCTTTGCACAAGAACGCCGCCGGCTGATCTCCTCGCCGTGGAGAAACATCGCATCTTTCTCGCACTGAAAATCATTGCTTCCGGTCCTCAGCAGGAGTCGCCGCCGATGCATACGCCTCGCTGTTGCTTGATCAACATTAGCAGACTTCGAGCGGTTTTACTGCCGCTCTCACTGCTTAGCCTGGCCGGGTGCCCTGGCCGGGATACGGCAGTTCCGGAGGTGGAGCCTGCGGCTCTCAGGGCCGCGGTCGACCTGAATGCCGGCGACAGCGTAACTGTGGAGTTGGCCGACGGAATTTCCGCCACGGTCAAGCTGCTGGCAACTGATTACCAGGCGGACCGCTTCCG includes:
- a CDS encoding efflux RND transporter periplasmic adaptor subunit, producing the protein MKNILLLTVLLSLTGARHPELLFAQQALPRVQVIAPSTREAFREIELPGTLEPLADVTLYAKTSGYLQVLKVDIGDRVKKSDLICRIAAPELVAELNKTQARVRIESHQLELARLTGERLAGLLKDEPGAVTSQQVDEAQAGIGIAEARLAEARAELESLRALVGYLEIRSPFNGIFTERKVDPGDFIKSAASGDAMPVGRIMNDDSIRIFIYPPEEFVPLLTVGAPASVNLDVLPGHFFQGSVSRFAGALNPASRTMKTEIMLPNADHKLRPGMYAHVKLRLKTGVTPLVIPSSAVGQAGQIATVYVVEDRILRLREVKTGYDDGKIVEVISGLGPADQVVVSGRENLKEGQQVRVVPSSLESLSAY
- a CDS encoding TolC family protein yields the protein MSKMKNMIAAGLIAGLSSFASLLGDAPASPAGGETPGAAQIAFPLPDTVFNFLAGSAREIDQAEVVGLVLERGLVLKSARLRISEAEGVKFQAAASFIPTLSPGLYLQHTDGRVQGSFGVLRDVEFNTVSPGIFVLYGLNPAEAAYRMIAAGHSLESVRSGSRESANGSISEAASQFVDLQYAAVAVAVARELESNAGELVRISRARLLRGLGNEEDVHRSEANLARAGREVLNRQIAFENTMLLLAETLNLDPGITLVPRPASLEPLELLGKKRSQGELIEAARTTRPGLRSAQLVEAAAKAELTGERWRFLAPRFDLVYRLGTIGGQFDDQRREERLTLLASLDLSPILWGRARELKAHHELSAVNTQMVLSRLQRNVQQAYRGYLNAGNQMSLGESEIESAEAALRISNSRFTAGLGLSIEVMAAQKELAEARLGYFSAVALFNKAQIRLLYETGEIEPSVFSSP